The Hymenobacter sp. YIM 151858-1 genome contains the following window.
GCGGATTGAATGGGCGGGTATTCCTGGCCGTGAACAAAGTGTTCATGGATGTGCTCCATCTCAAAGCGTTGCTGGCGCCTGACACCGACGACTTTCGGGCGCTCCTGCCGCTGCTGCCCCAAGGCGTTGACGGCTTGCTCGTGTTCGAGGACAGCTTTGAATCAGATTCTTCCCTTAAGATTGATTGCCTGCTTCGAAAGCGTTTGTCCGCTTCTTACGGGCATCCTGACACGGCTAAGGCACGCACTTAGCTGACCAAGAGCAGGTCTTCCAGGCGGGTGGTGTATTGCGGCGTGCGCCACTGGGCTTGCCCCTCCCAGGGCGCGCGAGCCTGGCTGGGGGGCAACACCAGCGCAGCCAGCTTCACGGTGCCTTTGCCAAAGCGACGGTTCAACGCATCGAGCTCGGCCATTAACTTGGCCCGTTTTTCCGAAACGGGCGCGGGTTCAAACAGGGTGAGCTGTGGTTGTCCTTCCGGCTCCAAGCCGTCGAGTATCACGCCGGCCTTGGTGTAGCGGTTGCCCGGCTGCCAGAGGCGTTTTAGTGCTGCCCGGGCAAAGCGGACCAGCTCAAGGGTGTCATTGGTTGTAGTTGGCAGCGTGAGCACGGCGGAGCAGGAATACGGGGGCGGCTCCAGCCCGTAGCGGCTTTTGCTTAGAAAGACGGTCATCAGATGCGCCGCGTCGCCCTGCCGGCGCAGCTTCTCTGCGGCCCGGGAGGCAAAGGCGCTGACGGCACCCATCACATCGGGGAAATCGGTCAGCGGCCGGCCAAAGGTGCGCGAGCAGCACAGCGTACGGCGCGACAAGGTACCGTCTTCGCTGGGCGCCAGTCCCTGGCAGGGATAGCCCTGCAACTCGCGCACAAGACGAGCCCCTACCACGCCGCCCAGGTGCCTGCGGGCAAAGGCCTCCGAGCAGCCGGCCAGCCCAGCCGCCGTGGTAATGCCGGCGGCATGCAGCTTCTGGGCATACTGCCGGCCAATGCCCCAGACATCTTCCACCCCCACCTGCTCCAGGGCCCAGTGGCGGCGCTCGGCCGTATCGAGGTAGCATACCCCGCCCATCTCCGGGTTTTTCTTGGCCAGACGGTTGGCCAGCTTGGCCAGGGTTTTGGTGGGGGCGATGCCCACGCAGGTAGGGATGCCGGTGCGGGCCAGCACGTTGGCGCGCACGGTGCGGGCAAAGGTGTCGAGGCTGCTGACCACGAAGCGCTCCATGCCGTGCAGGTCGAGAAAGGCCTCGTCAATGGAGTAAATTTCCACCGCCGGCGCTACCTGGCTCAGGTACCACATCACCCGGCGCGACATGTCGCCGTAGAGGGCGTAGTTGCTGGAAAATACGGCCACGTTGTGTTGCTCCAGCAGAGGCTTGACCTGAAAATAGGGCTCCCCCATTTGCAGGCCCAGGGCCTTGGCCTCCGCGCTGCGGGATATCAAACACCCGTCGTTATTCGACAGGACCACCACGGGCCGGCCTTCGAGCCGGGGCTGAAAAACCCGCTCGCAGCTCACGTAGAAGTTGTTGCAATCAACTAAGGCGTACATAGCTAGTCGCGGGTGCGCAGCAAGGCCGCCAGTTTACCGGGAACCAGCTCGTGCAGCACGTGGGTGACCACGCCCCAGATGCGCACGGCGCCCGCGTCGTGAATCTCCCAGGGCTGGTAGTCCGGGTTCTCCGGCTTAAGCCACCAGGTGCCGTGCTCGCACACCAAGCGCTTGACGGTGCACTCCCCGTCCACCACGGCTACCACGATGTGGTTGTGGTCGGCTTCCATCTGCTTGTCCACGGCCAGCAGGTCGCCCTCGTGAATCTCGGCGTTTTTCATGCTCTCCCCGCTTACCCGCACCAGGTACGTGGCATCGGGGTGGCGCAGGAGCAGGCGGTTCAGGTCAAACAGCTCATCGGTGTAATCGGACGCCGGCGAGGGAAAGCCGGCGGACACCGAACAGCTAAAAAGAGGAAGCAGAAACGGGGTTTGGGAGTCGTGGACCGGGATTAATTCGACGTTGCGCATGGGTGGTGTAGCATAGGCGTGGCCACAATAATACGTGCTGCTAATAAAATTAGTAGAAACAAGGCTAAAAATTGTAGCCGGAAGTTGGGAAAGGCTACCGGCACTACCCCGGGTGTTACCCAGTCACGCCCCCCTCCGAACCGAACAGGCAAGTTGACTGGCCGAAGGCTCATCAACCTACACTGCCGCTTATAAAAAGTGGTTTTTAAGCTGCTGTCACACCGTCATTTCGGCGCAGCTACAAAGGGGCAGTGGGGGAAAGAAGGAGGTGTAAAAAGAGCAAAAAGATATAATAAATAGAGCAAAAAGAAAACTATAAGGGTGCTTTTTTCGTTTAATAAGTATAATAAACGCCCACGAAAACAGCGCTTTATCATGAAAAAGACCCGCAAGAACGCCGCCCGTACCGCTACTCCCCGCCCCGACGTTTACCAGATTGTAACCGACCGCATTGTGGCCGCGCTGGAAGGCGGCATCATTCCGTGGCGCAAGCCGTGGAACGCGGTGTATGGTTTGCCCCGCAACTACGCCACGGGTGCGGCTTACACGGGCATCAACGCCTTTCTGCTGCACTTCAGCGGCGCGCTGCCTTTCTTTTTAACCTTCAAGCAGGCCCTGGCCCTGGGCGGTAACGTGCGCAAGGGCGCCAAGGGGCACCCGGTGGTGTACTACAACGTGTCGGTACGCGAGAACGAGCAAACCGGCAAGGAAGAAAAAACACCTTTCCTGAAGTACTACACCGTGTTTTCAGTAGAGGACATCGAAAATATTGACTTTGTGCTGCCCGCGGTGGAACGCCACGCGCACACGCCCATTGAGGCGGCCGAGGCCATTGTGCGCAACTGGGACGGGCGCCCGGCCATTGAACACCTGCACCAGCGGGCATACTACTCCCCGGCGCTCGACCTGGTGAACATGCCGGAGCGGGACACCTTCACCACCGCCGAAGGCTACTACGCGACCCTGTTTCACGAGCTGACCCACAGCACCGGCCACGCCTCGCGGCTAGACCGGCCGGACCTGACCGCCGGCGAAGGCAAGCGCTCGGCCAGCTACGCCCGTGAAGAACTGACGGCCGAAATGGGCGCCTCGTTCCTGTGCGCCGCCGCTGGCTTGGATACGGTGCAGACCGAAGAAAACGCTGTGGCCTACATCCAGTCTTGGCTGGAGCGTCTGAAAAACGACAAAAAGCTGGTGCTGCAGGCGGCCAGCAAGGCTCAGCGCGCCGCCAAGCTTATTTTGGGTGTGGTCGAGGAGGGCGAGCCGGTGGCCGCTCCCGCGCCGCCCCGGGTGGTGGAGCTGGTACCCGAAGAAGACGAAGTGAGCCAACAGTACAGAGCGGCTGAACTCAGCTGGCTAGCGGCCGCATAAGCCCCGGTCGGGCAGCCGCGGCCGGCGGCTGCCCACCTGGCTGGTTGCTTTTTCACCCTCTTCTCCCCTACCGCCCCATGAATGCAAGTGAAGCCCCCGTTTTCGGGGACCCCGATTGGAACCACTACCGCGCGCGGGTAGCCGCCGTGCTCACCGACATCGAAGCTGATATGCAGCAGCGCGGTTACGGCCTGAGCAGCGAAGGCCTCACGCTCGAAGTAGCCGAGCGCCTGCCGGTGGGGGTGGCCACCATTGAAGACTTTCAGGTGCTTGACGCGCTGGTCAACGCCCTGCGGCCCTTGGCCCGCGAAGCCGTACGCGCCACCCGCGAAGACCAGGCCGGGCAGTACCGCCTGTTGCTGCTTTGAGGGGCTCCCGCCATTCACGCTATTTCCATTCGTATGCCCGCAGCCCAGCAGTTAACCGTCGGCGACGCCGTGCTCTACCCCCGCGAGCACGCGGTGGGCCTCATCTACGAAGTCTACGAGCGCGGCCCGGGAGAGCGGCCCGGCGTGCAGCTGCTGCTCAGCCGGGGCGGGCGCGACCTGAGCGGCTTCAGCGCCGAGGAGGCCGACCAGTTCCTGGTACCCCTGGGGCATACGGGCCTGCGCTACGAGTTTACCCACGTGGGCCAGCTGCACGCCGACTACCGCCGCGGCCATTTCGCCGCCTTTGCCACGGCCCGGCTGCTGGCCGGCTTTCAGGACCCGCGCTACCTGGCCGTGCCCTGAACGACCCTGCTACCCGCGCTTTCCCTAACGTTTACCCTCTTCCCATGCCCCAGCAACCCAACTCCGCCGCCCTCTCCAACCCGTTTCCTCCGCAGCAGGCCTACCTGGCCATTGAGCAGCAACCCGTCAATGCGGCCGAACAACGCCGCCTGCTGGCCCTGCGCCGGCACGTGCAGGCTCACACCCATACCACCGATTTGCGCGGGCTGGCGGGGGCGGTGAAGAAGCTCTTGGGTCCCGGCTACGAGGTGGGCTGCGGCAGCGCCCACATCTGGGTGCAGCGCGCCGGCGAGCAGCAGCGCCTGGCCGTCGTGGCCGACCGGCTGACAACGGCTTACCGCGACTGGTTTGAGCCTCTACCCGACCCTCCCGCTACCAGCCGTACCTCCCGCCGGCGCCTTTCCGGCGGGCTGCTTGACGCCGGTCCCGAGCAATCTTGAGTTCCAGCCGTGTCCCAACAAACAAGCGCAGCCGCCAAACTCGGCGGCTGCGCTTGTTTGTTGGGACACCTAATGCGGGCAGTGGGGCAAAGAAGACTGATTAAAAAGAGCAAAAAGATACATAAAATAGGTAAAAAAGAGAACGAGCGGAGCGGTTGTTTCGTTTAATATACAGAGGCAAGCATCAATAAATCAGCTCTGTATTATGGAAAATGCGCCCCGTTCAATTGTCGCCAAACCGTTGCTTTTCAGCCTGCACAACACTGAGTTGGTGAGGCCCGAGGGCGCCAACTTCCCGCTGCCGCCCCGCCTGTTTCTGCGCACCGCGCCCGGCCAGCCCGCGCACATTGTGGCCCTGTGTGGCACCACGGGCAAGCTCTTTCCGACGACGAGCTACGATGGCGGCCCGTTCCAGGTAGTAGGCGGTGCTGCCTACGCCACTCGCCAGGCCCTCGGGACGTATTTCCTGACCCAGCACGCGGGCATGCTGCCCGCCGAGGGGGCCGCCACGCTGCTGGGCGTGGACGGCAGCACCCGCGAGCTACGCCCCGAAAAGGGCCGCAAAAGCTTTGGCCTGGCCCAACTGTACGCCGCGCTGGAAGCCAACTACATCGACGTGCACTGCCCCCAGCATGGGCCTTACGAGGGCTACATCCTGGTGTTTGACGACGAGGGCAAAGACCGCCGGCGCCCCATCAACCCGCTGGCCACGGCCCTGTGGTACGAAACCTACCCCCTGGAGCACTATTCGCCCGTCGACGTAGTGGCCGGTCCGGTGCTGCTGATGAAGTCCGCTTTGCTGCGCTGAACCCAGCGCGGGAGCCGCTCCGGTACCGGAGCGGCTCCCGCGCTGCCTGCCCGTTTCACTCCTCACCGCTTACCGCCGATGCCTGCTACTTCGAATACATCCATTGCCTCCGCTACCGGCCTCTGCCCTCAACTGGAGGCCCTGCGCACGGAACTGCGCTGCATCCTGCAGCACCCGGCCATTGCGCCGGCTCGCCGGCAGGCCGCCGAAGCGTTTATGCGCCGGTGCACCGATGCGGCCCGACTAGAACGGTGGCTGGCCCTGGCCGTGACCGAGTGTGGGCGCTGGGAAGAGCAAACGCTGGCCTCAGAAGACGGGCCCGAAAGAAAAAGAAATTATAGCCAAGTGAGCAGCTAGCACGTAGACAGGCTACCTTTCGCGCTTTATTCTGTGCCTTTTTAGCCTTTCTTCCATGCCTAAAGTGCCCTCCCCCACCGTGGCTTTCACCGAGCCCCTGACCAGCCCGCCGCGCGTACACCACCCCGCCACCCTGGCCGAGTTGCTGGAAGTTGCCGGTACGCGCAAGCGCATCGTGGAAGCCTGGGGCGTGTCGGCCCGTACCTACGACACCCGCAAGCGCAGCCCCGGTACCTGCACCGTCGGCGAACTGCAGCAGCTGGCGCGGGTGCTCAATGTCTCCGAAGAGGACCTCTTTGCCGTCGTGCGCGCTGAAGCGGCCGCGGAGTAAGGGGTATCAATGGGCAACAAATCATGCCCCGTGCCCGGTGCCGGGATGATTAACCGCTCTGAGCCTAGCTTTGAGCTGGATGTTATTTCCCGCGACCCTTCCGGTATGGTTTCTGACGCTCAAATCGAGATGAAAATCAAGGAGTTTAAAGCCTGGGTTAATCTCCCGGCTTATGATAGCATTCTCGAAGCACTCATCAGAAATTCCTACGCGCAGAACATCGGGCTTTCCCTGTACGACAAGGACTGGTCCACCTGTAGTGCTACGACACTCCCCGATGGGAGACGGGCCTTTTATCTCTGGATAAAGAAAGAGCCCCGTTTTGGCAGCAAAAGGGAAGTGATTTTTGACATCATGCACGAATCGGGGCACGCCCATGATGACGTTGACCGGCCATTACCCGGTACTCGCGACCGTGACCCGGTAGCGGAGAGAGGGCGGGAGCTTCGGGCTTGGGCTTATGCTGACGAGCAGTTCGACGCATTCCCCGACGACCTGGCGGATGCCCAGCCCGAATACGAAGCATATAAGCGGGGGTGCCTGGCAACGTATCCGGCTCCACTTTAGCCATTGCGGCCTACGCGCTCCGTGCTGGTAAACGGCCTGCGAGCTGTTCTGCCGGTTACTGCGCCGCCTCGAAGGCGCCCGCCATCAGCTCCTGCTCGGTGCGCGAGACCTGATACCGGCTGGCCACGTCCGGCCATTGCCGCACCGCGGCCACAACCTGCGCGAGCACCGTTTCGGCCTGTGCGGCCGACAGGCGGAAGTAGGGGGCTACCTCCCGGGCCAGGTCAAGGTCGAGCGCATTGTCTGTTTCGGAGATGTTGAGCTTGAGGCCCTGCCCGTAGCGGATGGGGTTCAGGTCGAACGCCGGCGCGAGGCGCCAGCCCCGGGGCGTGAGCAGAAAGCCGTGGTTGCGCAGGTGGTCGTCGGTGTTCGAGACGCAGATGTTGAACACGATGCGCCGCCAGAGCTCCGTCAGGTCCCCGGCCACCTGGGCGCCCTGCTGGATGAGCAGGCCCGCCAGTTCCAGGTAGCTGGCCCCGTCCTGGTGGTCCGTGCCGTCCTGGTAGCCCAGCAGGGTCATAGCCGAGGCAAAGTGCAGCCGCTCGCCGGTGGCCGTGCGGTCAAAGCGCTGGGAAAGGAAGGTGTGGTGGCGGCTGTTGAAGCGCTGGGCCCGGCCGGTGGCCACCTGCAGGCCGGCGGCCTGGGCCAACTCGTTCACGACGGCTTCCCAGGCGCCGACGTCGTGCTCGTCCTGCCCGCTGGGGAACTTGGCAATCCACAATTGTCCGTGCTCGTCCACCACGCTGGCCTTGGGCCGCGCCCCGCCCAGTGAGGAGCCAGGCGCGACCAGCATAAACAGCCACTTAAGGTAGTCCGGGTCCTGGGGCGCGTCCACCCGCTCCAGCTGCAAGCTGGCGTATTCCAACTCCCGCAGGGACGTCCACGGCGGGGCCGCCATGGCCCGGTTGTCGTTGAGAAACGGGCCGGCCGGGTCGGTTTTGAAACGCAGCCCGCCCATGCGGTGGCCATCGAAGACCCCCAGCAGGTAGTCCGATTCGAGCAGCGGCCGCTCGCGGCGCTCCTCCTGCCGGGCCAGGGCGGCTTCGCGCCGGCGCATGAGCAGCCGCCCCCAGCGGTCGGGCGAGGAATCCAGGAACAGGCCAAAGTTGGACTGGTCTTCCGGCAGGTACTGCGGCCCGGCAAACAGCTGCAGCGCCGGGTCAAGCGCCTGGGCCTGCGGCTGGGCCAGCCACTGCGCGTCGTAGGCAAAGGAAAACACTTCTTTGCCCCGCACCGGCACGGCCGAGAGCGTGCCCATCAGCTGCGGTCCATCGGCCAGACCCTGCCAGTCGGCGTACACGTAGAGCTGGCGGCGTTCAGCGGTTTTGGCCATGGAACTACTCGCCAGCAGATTGTTTCGGGGCGCGGGCGCTAACCACCAGTTCGGCATCCTGCAGCTTGCGGCCCAATACGTCGTCGGCTGCCAGCTGGAGCAGGGTTTTTTCCAGCCCCAGCACGAACAGCACCTGCAGGTAGGCCCCCATGCTCACCGTGGCAGCGCCCTGCTCGATGGCGTGCAGGGTGTTGCGGCTGATGGCCGCGCGCTCCGCCACCCGGGCCGCGCTGAGCTTGCGGCGCAGGCGGGCCAGGCGGATGTTTTCCCCCGTCTGCGTCAGCAGCTGCTGCAATCGTGGTAACAGGACAACGGATTCTTTTGGCATAATGCGCAATATGATGAGCAAAAATACCTGATAGCGCCCAATTTATTGCGCATTATTTTAATTGCCGCCGTTGCCCATGTCCCGCAACCGGTTGTACTGGCAGCGGTATAAAACCTGTGGCTTTTTTCCCTGACTACGACGACGCTCACCATTAGCTACGGCGCACCAGCCGAAGGCAAGCACCTAGCGCAACCCGCAGATTTTCAAAAACAGCCCACCCGGATTTTTAGTCGCCTTGACCTTATCGGTTTTCAGCTGGTAGGTGAACTTGAACAGCTGGTCCAGGTGCTTGGCATCCCCGAGGATGGTGGCCACCAGCTGCGGCTGGGTAATGCCCAGCGCGTCCAGGTGCTGCCGGGCAGCGAAGGCCCGGGCGTCCTCAGCCGGCTGCTCGAACGGGATGGGCAGCTGCTGGGGGTGCTGGCGGGCGATGGTGAAGCGCACCGCGTCGTAGGCCCTGCCCTTCTTGACCAGCTCGTAGTCAATCTTGAGGTCGGTGTGCTCGCTGACCTGGCGCACGGCAATGTCGAGCACCCGGGCTTTAAGTTGGCTGATGTTCTGAAACAGCTCCGGCTCCTTGCCCTTGGGGTCTTTCAGGTGCAGCATCTGCTTGAACTCGTCCAGTGGGTAGGTACGGGTCGAGGTTTTGTCCTTCCATTGGCTCACCAGCTGGTAGATGCGCTTGGCGTACTTGCTGCTCAGCTTCAGGGCCGAGTGCAGCTGGTAGGACGTAAAATTTTCCTTGAGGTTGAACAGGTAGGGGCGAATTGGCGCCGCCAGCTGAATCTGCAGGCAGCCTTTGCCCTTGATGTACTCCACGCGCTGAAACATCCACAGCTGCTGGTAGGTGCGCTCGCTTTCCACCTCGAACATCCGCGAGCCCATGTCGGCCGTCGCTTCGCGCAGCTGCTGGTAGTTCCACTGCCGCCCGGTCAGCGCTTCCACATCCTTCACGTAAATCGTGTATTCTTGGTCGGCCGTGTCGTCCCGGCGTAGCCGGGAGAGCAGGTAGAAGAATATGTCGAGCTGGCAAGCGGTGTAGTCGTAGCGCGCCTGGGTGATGGCATTGTGCTGGCGAACAACGGGGGTGGGCTCCACCACCACAACGGCAGTTTCTTCGGGCTTCATAGGGTAGCAGATACGGACGCGGGATAAGGCAAATGTAAGCCCGCAGAGGATAAAAAACCACAGTGGTAATTGAACGTGGTTTTTGGCTTATAAAACGTGGTCTTTAGGCTTATAAAACGTGAGAGTTCGCTTATAAAACGTGGTAATAAAAGGTATAAAAAGTGGTTTTTCGCTTATAAAAAGTGGTTTTATACCATTATATACTACTGTGTATCAGCGAGTTATGAGCCCTACAAATAGAACAAGTAATAGCAAATAACTCACAAAGGTTGATGTTACCCCCCTCGATAAGCTTTTAGATGGTCGGCTGCAAACCACCAGCCAAACAAACAAGAAAACAACACAACGAACAGAAGAAAACAGACGTCATTAAGGGATTGCACTTTTTTAAGACGTTAGTTACTGATTCAAAGTTAATCTCACGTTTTATAAGCGAATACAGCTTCTCGAAGCCGAGACGGGAATCGGTGCTCTGCACCACTTTTTATAAGTCATTCCAACTTTTTTCAAGGTCAAACAGATGCTTACTAACTTTTTGCTAACTATTAGCTAACAATGAATTACCACTTTTTATAAGTCCCTGCAGTGCTCCCAGCGGCCAACTAGCACGTTTTATAAGCGCAACCCCAGGCCTCTATCCGCAGTAAATGCCCTCTTTTTGCCCTGGGTGCGCGGTTTAGCTCCCTCGGCGGAACACAGCAGTTGCGCCGCCTGCGGGCAAGGGCGGGCTGCCAGACGACCGGCGCTTATAAAAAGTGAGCGCAGCCAGAGGGTATCGCACGCAGCCTGGCGCCTCTCCTCCCCCACCGCCCAAAAGCAAAGCAGCCCCCGAAGAGGCTGCTTGCACTGAGTCGGCGGAGAGAAGCCCCTCCCCTACTTAACCGGCAGCTTGCCAGACTTACGCAGGTAGGCATCGTAGTGGCGGTGGGCCGCCTCCAGGTAGTTCTTGATGGTAGTCGGGGTGTCCGGACCCGGCGTGGCCAGCAGCAGGCTCATCTTAATCTCCTGCACCACGGATTTGGCGATTTGCACCGTATGCAGGGGCACTTCGGGCTCCGGGGTTGGTGCCGCGGCCGCGGCGGTCTTACGGCCCCGCGTGGAGGCACGCGCCCGAGCGGCTGTCGGTGGTCCTGGTTGCGAGACCGTGGGCTGCGGCGCCACAGCTGCGGGTTCAGGGGCAGGGGCCGCAACTACCGGCGCAGCTGTGGGCGTGGGGGGCGCAATGGGCTCTACCGGCGCCGGCGGCGTGGTGGCCGTGCGGGTGGCCTCCCCTCCCATTCCCGCCCGGGCCTGCTGGCGAGCCTCTTCGGGTACTTCAATGCGGCGCCGCGGCGTGATTTGTGGTTTCTCGAAGCCCATTACTTAGCGGAGGTTGAAGCGGTGGATACGGTGGTAGCCGCGGTAGAACGGCGGTCGGGCAAGCCCAGGCGCTCGATGAGTTCCTCGCACACGCGGCGGATTTCCTCGCTCGTGTCCTTGGAGCCGCCGGCGTAGCGCGACCAGGCCGGGTTAAGCAGGCTGTAAAGCGTCGAGGCCCGGGTGTAGGCCTTGCGGTGGCCCAGGTACGAGTTAAAGCGCGCCAGGCCCAGTCCATCGATGTAGTCGTCCATCTCTTTCTCCTCCCGCTGCCCCGCCACGCGCTTGGTGGGCAGGCCGTAGTACTGGAAGTCAATCTGGGCGTCGTCGGCGGCTTTCTTGATGGCCTCCAGGATGGTCATAAATTCGGCCGTGGAGGCCCGGTCCAGGTAATCCGACACCAGGGGCACTATTACCGCGTCGCAGGCCGTCAGGGCGTTGAACACATCGTCGCCGTCGGCGCGGCCGGGCACGTCGATGATGATGAGGTCGTAGTTGTGCTCGGGATTATCGATGAAGTCAAAAATCTGGCTCAGCTGCCAGGGGTACACGTCGTAGGGATACTGGGCGTCGGGGTTGACTTCGCGCAGCTTGGCGAAGTTGGCCGCGTCCACCTGCTCGCGGGTCTTGACAATGCTCTGCTGGTAGTCGCAGTCGAGGACGG
Protein-coding sequences here:
- a CDS encoding Y-family DNA polymerase, translated to MYALVDCNNFYVSCERVFQPRLEGRPVVVLSNNDGCLISRSAEAKALGLQMGEPYFQVKPLLEQHNVAVFSSNYALYGDMSRRVMWYLSQVAPAVEIYSIDEAFLDLHGMERFVVSSLDTFARTVRANVLARTGIPTCVGIAPTKTLAKLANRLAKKNPEMGGVCYLDTAERRHWALEQVGVEDVWGIGRQYAQKLHAAGITTAAGLAGCSEAFARRHLGGVVGARLVRELQGYPCQGLAPSEDGTLSRRTLCCSRTFGRPLTDFPDVMGAVSAFASRAAEKLRRQGDAAHLMTVFLSKSRYGLEPPPYSCSAVLTLPTTTNDTLELVRFARAALKRLWQPGNRYTKAGVILDGLEPEGQPQLTLFEPAPVSEKRAKLMAELDALNRRFGKGTVKLAALVLPPSQARAPWEGQAQWRTPQYTTRLEDLLLVS
- a CDS encoding LexA family protein — encoded protein: MRNVELIPVHDSQTPFLLPLFSCSVSAGFPSPASDYTDELFDLNRLLLRHPDATYLVRVSGESMKNAEIHEGDLLAVDKQMEADHNHIVVAVVDGECTVKRLVCEHGTWWLKPENPDYQPWEIHDAGAVRIWGVVTHVLHELVPGKLAALLRTRD
- a CDS encoding ArdC family protein; the protein is MKKTRKNAARTATPRPDVYQIVTDRIVAALEGGIIPWRKPWNAVYGLPRNYATGAAYTGINAFLLHFSGALPFFLTFKQALALGGNVRKGAKGHPVVYYNVSVRENEQTGKEEKTPFLKYYTVFSVEDIENIDFVLPAVERHAHTPIEAAEAIVRNWDGRPAIEHLHQRAYYSPALDLVNMPERDTFTTAEGYYATLFHELTHSTGHASRLDRPDLTAGEGKRSASYAREELTAEMGASFLCAAAGLDTVQTEENAVAYIQSWLERLKNDKKLVLQAASKAQRAAKLILGVVEEGEPVAAPAPPRVVELVPEEDEVSQQYRAAELSWLAAA
- a CDS encoding type II toxin-antitoxin system HipA family toxin, encoding MAKTAERRQLYVYADWQGLADGPQLMGTLSAVPVRGKEVFSFAYDAQWLAQPQAQALDPALQLFAGPQYLPEDQSNFGLFLDSSPDRWGRLLMRRREAALARQEERRERPLLESDYLLGVFDGHRMGGLRFKTDPAGPFLNDNRAMAAPPWTSLRELEYASLQLERVDAPQDPDYLKWLFMLVAPGSSLGGARPKASVVDEHGQLWIAKFPSGQDEHDVGAWEAVVNELAQAAGLQVATGRAQRFNSRHHTFLSQRFDRTATGERLHFASAMTLLGYQDGTDHQDGASYLELAGLLIQQGAQVAGDLTELWRRIVFNICVSNTDDHLRNHGFLLTPRGWRLAPAFDLNPIRYGQGLKLNISETDNALDLDLAREVAPYFRLSAAQAETVLAQVVAAVRQWPDVASRYQVSRTEQELMAGAFEAAQ
- a CDS encoding helix-turn-helix domain-containing protein, with the translated sequence MPKESVVLLPRLQQLLTQTGENIRLARLRRKLSAARVAERAAISRNTLHAIEQGAATVSMGAYLQVLFVLGLEKTLLQLAADDVLGRKLQDAELVVSARAPKQSAGE
- a CDS encoding replication initiation protein, producing the protein MKPEETAVVVVEPTPVVRQHNAITQARYDYTACQLDIFFYLLSRLRRDDTADQEYTIYVKDVEALTGRQWNYQQLREATADMGSRMFEVESERTYQQLWMFQRVEYIKGKGCLQIQLAAPIRPYLFNLKENFTSYQLHSALKLSSKYAKRIYQLVSQWKDKTSTRTYPLDEFKQMLHLKDPKGKEPELFQNISQLKARVLDIAVRQVSEHTDLKIDYELVKKGRAYDAVRFTIARQHPQQLPIPFEQPAEDARAFAARQHLDALGITQPQLVATILGDAKHLDQLFKFTYQLKTDKVKATKNPGGLFLKICGLR
- a CDS encoding ParA family protein; this encodes MSKVISFATQKGGSGKSTLALVLAAPLATEYGLRIAVLDCDYQQSIVKTREQVDAANFAKLREVNPDAQYPYDVYPWQLSQIFDFIDNPEHNYDLIIIDVPGRADGDDVFNALTACDAVIVPLVSDYLDRASTAEFMTILEAIKKAADDAQIDFQYYGLPTKRVAGQREEKEMDDYIDGLGLARFNSYLGHRKAYTRASTLYSLLNPAWSRYAGGSKDTSEEIRRVCEELIERLGLPDRRSTAATTVSTASTSAK